Proteins encoded within one genomic window of Manis pentadactyla isolate mManPen7 chromosome 4, mManPen7.hap1, whole genome shotgun sequence:
- the LOC118919670 gene encoding skin secretory protein xP2-like, whose amino-acid sequence MTASFCNSPRRGREGAPLTHFSRRPLSGPRATRVEGRALRGRASGAWEARTLPTPSRDPEDGSVRRGSTRPLGVPAAGESSRRPAARTCTAPAAAWAEGAAAPSGGEGDRGGEEAVNSPSVRASPRRAPLPRPRRSRAGPQPAPGPPVLASGRPEGGPVASPEGSGSSRSGPRSREGGSQDLPVITFYAILDPLVNVPTKHYGALGPRCAAAGSGCRLPAPGLLGVAYRARSPAALQTSRRSDSRICRRKSACVLARRC is encoded by the exons ATGACTGCCTCCTTCT GCAACAGCCCTcggcgggggagggagggtgCGCCCCTGACCCACTTTTCCCGACGCCCACTCTCCGGCCCCCGCGCCACCCGGGTGGAAGGCCGAGCCCTGAGGGGCCGAGCGAGCGGGGCGTGGGAGGCCCGCacgctccccacccccagccgcgACCCGGAGGACGGGAGCGTGCGACGAGGCTCGACTCGCCCTCTCGGAGTGCCCGCGGCTGGAGAAAGCTCCCGCAGGCCCGCGGCCCGGACCTGCACGGCCCCCGCCGCCGCCTGGGCCGAGGGCGCCGCCGCCCCCAGCGGAGGGGAAGGGGACCGAGGAGGGGAAGAAGCTGTAAACAGCCCCAGCGTCCGGGCCTCGCCTCGAAGAGCCCCGCTTCCCAGGCCCCGCCGGAGCCGCGCGGGCCCCCAGCCCGCCCCGGGGCCACCCGTCCTGGCGTCCGGGAGACCGGAAGGGGGTCCGGTCGCCTCCCCGGAGGGCTCCGGCAGCTCGCGGAGCGGTCCCAGAAGCAGAGAAGGGGGAAGTCAGGACTTACCTGTCATTACTTTCTACGCCATCTTGGATCCACTTGTCAACGTCCCCACAAAGCATTATGG TGCTCTAGGTCCTCGGTGCGCGGCGGCGGGCTCCGGCTGCCGGCTTCCCGCCCCCGGGCTGCTGGGGGTAGCCTACAGGGCTCGGAGCCCGGCAGCACTGCAGACCAGCCGGCGCTCTGACTCTCGCATCTGCCGGCGGAAAAGTGCCTGTGTCCTGGCACGGCGCTGCTAG